The segment GCCTGGTTGACGTCGAAAGCCTTCCATAGCTCTCGGTCAGGTTCCGGGCGGCATTCATTGCCATCAAGTTGTGGTTAATGACCAAAGACATATTTCAAAACCTCCTTGTTTTGACTTGCCACTACTCAAGCAATCACAGTGCCAAACAAACAAACATCAACAATTCTATACACTTGCATTCTAGAAAATCTCTAGAAACCACTATAAAATCAATAGGATGGACATTTTTTCCCTGATCACTAGCCTTACATTCGCTCCCCTTCACAGATAACCACCTGAAACCGCACACCTTCTCCGTTCCCTTTATCCCGCCCCTGCCGCGTGCCAAAAATCCCAGCCCTTTGCCCTAAAGAAAGGACCAAAAGAACCGATAACTAGATTGAGAGTACCTAAATCAGGCTCTTAGGCTCAGCATCAGGGAGAGGAACAATGGATTACACAAGCATCCAACTCACGGCCTCCGACGGCTATGGAAAAAATTTCCGCATCCAGAAGGACACCACGGCGCAGTCAGCAGTCAGGGTGAACGACAGGACTGACCCGCACGGGGTTGAGGACAATACCGCCGCCACCAAGACTCAGGATCAAGCGGATAAGCCCAGTCCGGCAGAGCGGCTACTGAAAATGACCGAACCCGTGGAGAAGTTCATGCAATCCGCTGGGGTCAGCATCACGTTCCATATTCATGAGGAGACCGATCAGATCCAGGCCGAGGTCAAAAGCGCGGACGGCGAAAAGGTCATTCGCAAAATTCCCGCCGATGACATCCTGAAGCTTGTCGCATCCATCAAGGAAATGAGCGACTCCGAGCACATGGTCGACACGGCCTTCTAGCTGCCCCCATCTCCCTCTTTGCAAAAAACAAAAACGCCCCCGGCATCCTGCTGAGGGCGTTTTGTTGTCGCGGAGCCCGGCCGCTCGGGCCAGGCTCCGGTTATGGTGAAGGAGATCGGTTGTGTGCTTATTTAGCGGGTCTAGCGCTTCATCATAATAACCTGTTGCAGCATGTTATCCGTAGTCGTGATCACCTTGGAGTTGGCCTGGAAGCCTCGCTCCGTGGTAATCATCTTCACAAACTCGGTCGCAATATCCACATTGGACTGCTCCAGGGAGTTGGAAGCAATGCTGCCCAGACCGTTGGCGTTTGCAGGGCCAGGCGTAGCCTCGCCGGACTCCCTGGTCTGGGAGAAGAGGTTCGAGCCCTCCCGGCGCATGCCCCACTTGTTGACGAAGTCGTAAAGCGTGATCTGGTAGAGTTCGATGACCACACCGTTGGAGTAACGGCCTGTGAGAATGCCATCGCGGTCCACCGAGACGTTCTGCAGGAAACCGAACGTGTACCCGTCTTGCGACTGGAACTGGGTGGAACTGGACCCCGAGAAGCTCGTGGTTGCGTTGGCGTTGACCTGAAGGTCCGCGAACTCAGGCAGATTGGCGATGTTCGTGCCAATCAGCGAGGCGTTGGCCACGGAGCCTGCTGCCCAACCGGCATTGGGAGAGGGGTTGGTCAATCCGAAGTTGATGCCAATATTGCGGGCATTGGATTCCTCGGTGGCACTGGCACCGGCCTGACCGGTAAAGTTCGCCGTAAAGACCGGTTGTCCTTCCACATTGAACTGCGCCTGGGTCCACTGGTCCAGATTACCCAGGTCGCCTGAAGCTCCAGAACTCAGGGTAAATGCACTTTGACTGCGAATTTGTCCTGCGGAGTCGAAGGTCAGGGTCCCGATCATCATCACGCCAGCGACACCGGAGTTGGCAAGAGTCTGACCATCAATGATACGCCCATCCTCGGCAGGATCAACGGTAACCATGTATTCCCAGTAGGTCAGGCCACCAGAGTTGGACACATGGTCATAGTAGGTGGTCACGTTGTGCGAAGAACCACCTTCATCATAGACCTTGATGGTGCTCTGATAAGCGTACTGACTCTCACCAATGGGGGTGTCGCTCTGACCATTCCAATTCTCGAACATGGCGAAGAACGGATTGGTCGCGCTGGTGGTGTTGTCGTTGCCGTCACGGGCATCCAGGTTGGTGATCATGGTCACGTTGGTGGTCGCTTTCGGCTGGGCCGTAAAGCCTTCCAACTGAATGTCGGTAGGCAGGCCAGATCCCTTGATGGCCGAAGCCACACTGGAGCTGGACGACCCCGAGCCGCTGGCAACAGCCGTTGACGTCGAGTTGTCGATGGCCCAGCCCTGAAGCACATAGCCATGCGGATCAACCAGATAGCCATCCTTGTCGAACCGGAAATTACCGGCGCGAGTGTAGTAGGCCTGTTCCTCACCCAAAGGCGAGACCTTGAAGAACCCCCGGCCACCAATGGCAAGGTCAGTCGGTTCGTTGGTGGTCTCAAACGCGCCCTGACTGAAGTCGGCATAGACTGCACCGATGCCAACTCCGCGTCCAATCTGCGCGGTTCCGGCTGCGGTGTTGATGTCCTGGCTGATGAAATCCTCAAAATACATGCGGGCGCCCTTGAACCCCACGGTGTTCACATTGGCGATGTTGTTGCCGATGACACTCATCTTCTCGCCATGTGCGCCCAGACCGGAAACGCCGGTCCACATCGATGCTGAAAGACCCATTACCGAACCTCCTTATTCCTCATATTCCTCTGCCGCGGAGGACCCTGTCAGACCCGTCCTCTTCCTGAGCCGCGGTATTGGAGACGAAATTCCAATTATTCTGTGGTGGATTCTTCCTCTCCGGAGGAAGAGTCACCCTCTTCACTGGTTGTACCGTTGGAAGCGACAACTTCCTTGACGTAGTTGAAAGCGACCACTCGTCCATCTTCCAGGCGGAGATAATGCACACCGCCGTCGTACATGACACCTTCAACCCTGCCGCTGACTTCGGTCTGCGTGAGGATTGGTGAACCTTCCTGGTCCTCTGCAGCCAGAGCCACATAGTAGGTACCTTCGGACAACTTATCGCCCTTCCAGTCCTTGCCGTCCCATTCGTACTCGTGTTCACCGGTGGCCTGGGCCCCCATCTCGACGGTACGGACGATGTTGCCGTTGGAATCAAAAATATTTGCGAAGACGTTGGAAGCATTGTCCGCCAGGAGATAGTAGAGACTGCTCACCGAGCCATCATCGTGGATACTCAGGCTGTCACCCACCGCACGGACATCCTTACCGATGTAGGACGCGGCGTTGACCATCTGCTGTTGAGCTGTGGTCTGTGACAATCCACCAATCCCCTCATTGATCTGGGTCAGCTGCTCAAGCTGCGAGAACTGCGCAAGCTCGGCGGTAAACTGCTGATCATCCATGGGGCTCATGGGATCCTGATGCTGAAGCTGAGCAACGAGAAGAGTCAGGAAGTCGGCCTTGTCCAATTCGGACTTGCCCGTATACGTTTCCATCTGAAACTCTTTCTCGGCCTTGCCGGTGATATGGCTGGAATCATAAACCTGCATGGTTCACCTCAATCCTGTCTTAGGCGACAACGTAGAGCCCATCTTGGGCAATTCTTGCCGTTTCAGGATCATTGAGCAATTCCTGGGCCACGCCTATGCCATCCTGTCGCAGCATTCTCAAAATGCCACGCTTCTCAATAAAATTCTTCTGTGCTTGCGTCATGTTATGTTGATCGGCGCCTTGCCAGCCCTGACCAAGATCCTGGTCCTGAAGCTGAGTCTGGACCTCCATCTTGCCGACCTTGATACCCTGATTTTCCAGATGCACCTTCAACTGGGAAAGTTGTTCCGAAAGGATACGTCCGGTGTCTTGATGTTCGGCCCGGAACATGACGCTAACTTCGCCATCCTTGGCTTGAAGAATGACACTCAACTTGCCCAGATCGCCAGGGTTGAGCTCCAGGGTCAGCTGCTTGCGCCCTTCACCCATATTCTTGAGCAGCCCGGATTCCACCTGCTGCATCATACGGCCGGAGGTACTCTGACCCCACTTCTGAACCAGAGCATCGGCCCTGGCGGCGGACTCGGTGCGAGAGACAGCTTCGGGCATCTGGACAGCTGCCGCCTGGGCATGCGTCCCTTCCACCTTGACCTTACCCCACAGTTCACCCCAAGCCTTCTTGTGGGAGTCGCTGTCCTTGGTGGCACCGCCATCCCCAGTAGAGTCCTTGGCCCCGGATTCGGCATTGTCGCCAGTGACTTGACCATTTCTGGCGGCCAAACCGTCGCGAACACCCTTGGCTTCGGCCTTGCCGTCACCTTTGGCGTCCTTGCCGGAATCACCCTTGGAGTCAGCCTGAGCATCACCCTTACCAGCGGCAACGACAGTGGCAGCCCGACTGGCAGAGGCATTGGGATCGGCCTTGAGCACGCGCTCGGCATGGCCCTCTGAACCTTGATCTGAAGACCTGTCGGCTTGGGCCCCGTCGGTGCGCTGCTGGGCACGTTCACGACGGCTTTCCTCACCAAGAATTTTCTTGTTCCGCACGCTGTTATCCGAGCGATCGCTGGCGAGTTGCTCATTGCTCGCCTTCTCACCGGCCTCGGCCAGCACGTCATTGACCAGAGTCATCAACTGCTTGCCCGAGCCCTTGGCATGCTCCAGATCTGCGGCAACCTCTGACTTGAGCGTACCCATCACAGTCTTCAACTGCACTGCGGAAAGCGTTGCTGACTGCGCATCGCCAAGCAAAGACAGCAGATGGACAGCCCCGGTCCCGGACAAACCGGAAACCTTGGCCAAAGCACCCAATTCGGATCGACTCAGATCAATGGTTGCATCGGCAGGGAGAGAGGCCAACTTGTCACTGACGGTTTTCCAGACGCTGGTGGTCTTGCCGCTGCGCAAATCGGACAACAACGACTCCGCCTGCTCTGTAGTAAACCCGATCTTCTGGAACAGGGTCTGCAGCTCTCTGGATTCCAGATCACCAATGGCAATCAGATTCTGATTCTTGCCCAAGGTTGCGAGCTTGTCCGACAACGAGGTCACAAACGTGCCCCAGGTCAACCCTTCCGCACTGGAAATCTTTTCCGCCAGAGCCTCGATATCGGCCTCGGACAATCCAGCCTCTTTCAGGCCATCCTTCAGGGCTGCAAAGTCCTCGCGGGTCATCTTGAGCGAACTCGTTTCCTTCAGGCTCTTGGACTTGGCACCCTTGCCCGAAAGAATCGAACGCAAATCAGCGATGGCCTCGCTATTGGCATCCTCTGCCCCTGTGGCCTTGCCCAAAACACTGGAGAAACGGCGGCCGCTGGAGTCGGCAACCAAGCCCTTGAGCCCGGATCGGGACTTGTCCCAAATAGTGGGCACATCACTCTTGCCTGTCTTTTCCTGGAAGAATTCAGGGCGGAGCGCCTCTTTCTGACCTTCGAACAACGCAGCAAACGATCCGCCAGCCTGCTTGCCGGTGGATTTGATCGTTTGTGTCGCTGTCCTTCCAACCTGAGTTGCACTCAGCCCGCTGGAATCAGCCATAAAGGGAAAAAACTGCATTCTTTGGCTCCTCGGACCTCAATAGTTCAAGGGGCGTGCCAAAAAACACAGTCTTTAATTTCAATAAGTTATATTAAGGAGGCAGGGGCAGGGCAGGACATTTCTTGCCGCTCAGGAAAAATCAGCCGGGCAACGCAGAGACTACATCAGGTCCAGGAGTTCCTCCACCAGCCCCAGACATCCTGCCCAGGCGGAAGGGGCCATATCCCCGTTTTCCAGGTAGAGTTGGCAGTAGCTGCGCGCTGGTTGCAAGGCTGGCGAAGAGGCATGCCAGAAGTCATCGGAAATTGTCCGCCCCCCGCCGGGGGTCAGACCTCGACGCAAATCCCTTGAGAGGCGAACAAGTCCCCCTCGCATGGCATCGCGCATTCGAGGATACTGCTGGTATATATCCGAAAAGGCAGAGGAAGCCTCGTCCATGGGCCACAGGCCAAAACGTGCGCCCCAGTACTGCTGCCAAAAAAGCCCCAACAATTCACGGGCCGAAGGATCTGCTGCCGGAGCAATGGATTTGAGGGAATACAGCCCCTGCCGGGATTGGCCCGTCTCCATCAATTCCAGGTCCGGAAGCCTGCGCTTGGCAAAACATTCCTGCTCTTTCTGATTGATGCGGTCGATGATGAAGGCCACCTGTCGGGGCAGAAAATGATCATGGCAATAAGTTCTTGCCCGGTGGCAATGCCAACAGCCGCTACAGCTCATGCGAGCCCTGAGCACAAAATGCCCAGCCTG is part of the Desulfovibrio ferrophilus genome and harbors:
- a CDS encoding flagellar hook-length control protein FliK — encoded protein: MQFFPFMADSSGLSATQVGRTATQTIKSTGKQAGGSFAALFEGQKEALRPEFFQEKTGKSDVPTIWDKSRSGLKGLVADSSGRRFSSVLGKATGAEDANSEAIADLRSILSGKGAKSKSLKETSSLKMTREDFAALKDGLKEAGLSEADIEALAEKISSAEGLTWGTFVTSLSDKLATLGKNQNLIAIGDLESRELQTLFQKIGFTTEQAESLLSDLRSGKTTSVWKTVSDKLASLPADATIDLSRSELGALAKVSGLSGTGAVHLLSLLGDAQSATLSAVQLKTVMGTLKSEVAADLEHAKGSGKQLMTLVNDVLAEAGEKASNEQLASDRSDNSVRNKKILGEESRRERAQQRTDGAQADRSSDQGSEGHAERVLKADPNASASRAATVVAAGKGDAQADSKGDSGKDAKGDGKAEAKGVRDGLAARNGQVTGDNAESGAKDSTGDGGATKDSDSHKKAWGELWGKVKVEGTHAQAAAVQMPEAVSRTESAARADALVQKWGQSTSGRMMQQVESGLLKNMGEGRKQLTLELNPGDLGKLSVILQAKDGEVSVMFRAEHQDTGRILSEQLSQLKVHLENQGIKVGKMEVQTQLQDQDLGQGWQGADQHNMTQAQKNFIEKRGILRMLRQDGIGVAQELLNDPETARIAQDGLYVVA
- a CDS encoding flagellar protein FlaG, with translation MDYTSIQLTASDGYGKNFRIQKDTTAQSAVRVNDRTDPHGVEDNTAATKTQDQADKPSPAERLLKMTEPVEKFMQSAGVSITFHIHEETDQIQAEVKSADGEKVIRKIPADDILKLVASIKEMSDSEHMVDTAF
- a CDS encoding flagellar hook protein FlgE, whose protein sequence is MGLSASMWTGVSGLGAHGEKMSVIGNNIANVNTVGFKGARMYFEDFISQDINTAAGTAQIGRGVGIGAVYADFSQGAFETTNEPTDLAIGGRGFFKVSPLGEEQAYYTRAGNFRFDKDGYLVDPHGYVLQGWAIDNSTSTAVASGSGSSSSSVASAIKGSGLPTDIQLEGFTAQPKATTNVTMITNLDARDGNDNTTSATNPFFAMFENWNGQSDTPIGESQYAYQSTIKVYDEGGSSHNVTTYYDHVSNSGGLTYWEYMVTVDPAEDGRIIDGQTLANSGVAGVMMIGTLTFDSAGQIRSQSAFTLSSGASGDLGNLDQWTQAQFNVEGQPVFTANFTGQAGASATEESNARNIGINFGLTNPSPNAGWAAGSVANASLIGTNIANLPEFADLQVNANATTSFSGSSSTQFQSQDGYTFGFLQNVSVDRDGILTGRYSNGVVIELYQITLYDFVNKWGMRREGSNLFSQTRESGEATPGPANANGLGSIASNSLEQSNVDIATEFVKMITTERGFQANSKVITTTDNMLQQVIMMKR
- a CDS encoding flagellar hook assembly protein FlgD, producing the protein MQVYDSSHITGKAEKEFQMETYTGKSELDKADFLTLLVAQLQHQDPMSPMDDQQFTAELAQFSQLEQLTQINEGIGGLSQTTAQQQMVNAASYIGKDVRAVGDSLSIHDDGSVSSLYYLLADNASNVFANIFDSNGNIVRTVEMGAQATGEHEYEWDGKDWKGDKLSEGTYYVALAAEDQEGSPILTQTEVSGRVEGVMYDGGVHYLRLEDGRVVAFNYVKEVVASNGTTSEEGDSSSGEEESTTE